Part of the Arachis hypogaea cultivar Tifrunner chromosome 6, arahy.Tifrunner.gnm2.J5K5, whole genome shotgun sequence genome, ATTTCTACTTGTgctgcacttcttcttctttgatctacCTATTTTTCCTTTCGTATTTCTACTTGTGCTGCACTTCTCCTTTAATATCTTACAGATTTGTAGGTAGTTGCAGTCTTCAATAAGAAGTTTTTGGTTCTTATGTTCTTACATATTCATGTGATTCTAGGTGTTGTCTCGGTTTCGCGGTCGTCTTACACTGTTATTTATTTCCATGCTTTCCAGGTTCTACAGGAAGTATTGAAGTGTTATTCCATACCTGAAAGTTTATTTGGCAAGGTCTGCGTCATTATTGACAAAGTGAGTTGTACAACTCTTTGCtatttttgcatgattttattttttcaattgatGGTGGTTGAAGATATAATGGCTTGTCTTTGTTATACTTTGTAAATGTCAAGCAACATAATGTTATATTAGTTGGAATAATGATATGGGGATGCTTATGATTCACCCTTATCTAAGAATAAGTTCAATATGCAAATGATGATTCCAATGGCTTAAGTCAACACCAACAAAACCAAATCTACAGCAATGCcttatttttatcttctttttatttatttattcatttatttacttcTATCTTCTAGGTGGCCCACCAGTCAATTTTTTTGTTTCGGCAACCTGTGTTGCATAAACTATGTTTTCAGAATGTAAAGTAAGAAAAGCTATGCCTGTGCTGATTGCCTCTATCAAAGAGTTGCGACATGATTTATCTTTTAACTCCTAGTCTCAAGAAGCACAATGGCTCACTCTATTATAGGCCATCTATCATGAGAGTCACAAACAGACTAATTTAAAGATATTCATCCTGACAATAAAACcatgagaagagaaagagagaaaaaagcaAATAATGTAACTTAGCATATATATGCATGTGTGGGTGTAAATTAATATACCACTCCCCCAATATCATTCCAAAGTTGTAAATAAGATTTGAATGAAGTCATTCATAATAACATTCTTGGATTCCCTTGAATGTTGAATTTATTATATTGTGATGCTTAAAGTGTCATCAATTGGGAATTTTGTGTCTAGGCTTCTGATCGTGTCTGCATCCTCTGCTCTGCTCTTCTATCTCTCTCTGATCCATATGCTTTTATCTACTTCTAATTCACCTGTCTTTGGGGTGACAGAAGTTTCATATTCTGGCATTTTGCCTTGCCAACTTgtttataatttgaaataaattcactgctttttattttttatagatcgAGAAAATTCCAGTTGATGAGGTAAAGAAAGAGTTGATGGCTGCTGGTGTATCACAAGAGGCTGTCGAGGAGCTTTTGCAAGTCCTTTCTGTAAAGTCATTGACAGGGTTAGAAGGTTCAACTTCTACAGTTAATTTGTTCTAACACTTTTTAATAGTTTGTGAAATTTCCTGGAAATTATATGTTTCTAGTCAATGAAATTTTATGTTCAATATATCATTTGGAAGCACAATGATTCATTTTCTAGCTTATGGCATATGCTTAATTCAAAAAAGTTTTTGTTCTTGGAGAATATATTTCATTGGTTTCTTTTTCTTGAAGCCTATCTATGGATCCAAAAGGTTCACTGATATGAAACCTAAATTTTGCTGTGCTCAGAGAAGCTTGGAAGCAGTGGGAAAGCAATTGCTGACCTGAAACAGTTGTTTTCACTTGCTGAAAAATTTGGTTACTCTGAATGGATTCAATTTGATGCATCAGTTGTTCGAGGCCTTGCTTACTACACTGGCATTGTATTCGAGGTTAGAATTTTTCATGGCTAATAGTTAATACTAATCAGATGTTTAATGTCCGCAATACATATGGTTAATTTTATTCAGTGACATTCTTGGTCTAATTTCCTGTATGTATATCGCTTCTCCCTTGCATAAATAAATGCTTTCTCTCTTTAGATAAAGACCTAGTTCTGTGACAACTATGTTGAAGATTAATTCGGATATTGATGAAAGTATGACTTGTGTTTTGAAATATATACTATTCATGTATAATGGCATATTATATACGGTTTGGCAAATAATGGCTGGAATGCGATTAAAACCATTTTCTTGGTTTAAATATTTTTCTCATTGGCTTAAACTTAGACATTAAAAGAATTCTTTTCAGTTCTTCCTGagataattttaaattcattTATACTCATGTGGCATGGAGGCAAAGAGCATGATATGTGCAAATTCTTGGAGCAAGTCACTGTAGCATGTAAGATCCTTAGTGATAATGTGATATCATCATGATATCCAACAAGATAAAATGCAAACGCAGAATCCTATCGTTGCCCTCTATGTTTTCTTTTTGATGATTTCTTCATTTTATATTGAAAAGTAGAAAAAAGAACATGGAAAATGAAACAGTTAGGTTTCTAATGTTTGAAGGCACACCATAGGTTTACTAGCTATATATTGCTGCAATGAAGTTACATTTGTCCCTGGCTCCCCGTTATATGTTTCATGATACAGTTGTGCCATAGCATATCAGTTGTGTTTAAGGTTACACATTAATAGGAAGTGATAGTCTTGTTGATACATTATTGTATTGGTTCTAAATATTATGTTAATATGTTTGTTTATAGCCAAGGCACATATTGGCtgttttatcttccattgtttaAACGATTAATTTCTTCAGTAGGGTTTTGATCGAGAAGGAAAGCTGCGAGCTATTTGCGGTGGTGGTCGTTATGATCATTTGTTCTCAACTTTTGGTGCTGATGACATTCCTGCCTGTGGTTTTGGATTTGGTGATGCAGTTGTAGTGGAAGTAAGtctaacttttaagtagtaggaaaAATGGGAAAATCATGATGTTTTGCATTTTTATGAATTACTTGCTGCCTTCGTCTTTGACACTTTATTTTACATTTAGGACTAGGTGCATGAAGCAAATCATGAGAAACTATGCAATTTATTACCTATAGTTCTTTAGAAAGCCACATCTTTTGATGTGATGTAATGATTTTATAAGCTTTGACTCCAATAATATTCTGTTTCTGATTCCAAGTTGTACAACTTGCAGTTAACTGGGTTTGTACTGAGATTCTTTGGCGATTCTTGCAAAATCCTATAGGTTTTTAGAGCAAAGaggattacataaaaaaaaaaaggagcaaaGAGGATCATGTATTTAAAAACGGTTACTCATGTATAATTTTTCAACTAAATTCATGCTTTTGCAGCTTATATCGGACAGATTTTGCTGGATATTGTTACTTTCCTTCTTATTTTGACTGGAAATTGTTCTCTTAAAATTTGAGTGATTTCCTTTCTCTTCCTTAGACTGACCGTAGTTCTTTTTGAAAAGCTTTGTGCAATTCGCTATTCATGCTGTTCTTAAGTGTTTTAAAGTTTGTCCTGCATCTCTTCCTATATTCAACAACAGCCTAGTATCATGTAGGGTTGGTTGTATGGATCATGGGACACCATGTCCTATGGTAAACCATTTCTGTAAACAAACCATGAAACTCTGTCTTTTTCAACGGTTTCACTTGAAGAATTTTGGGTCTTTCTTCCCTAACAACTGAGCTACCCTCTGTTTGATCTATTCTTTTTATTTGGGTTTCTACGGGTTTTCCACAGATGACTAAACCATCTCAGATGGGAATTTCACCATCATCTCTACAGTTGATGCTAACCCTACTAACTTACCCTCCAATGCATCCTTGTCTAGTTGTTTACTCATTCAACACAACATTCTTATCTCTGCCGCAATAAGTTTATTTCTTGATGGCTTTTCACCATCTAACATCTAATTCTGCACAATATTAAAAATCTTACAGCTTTGCGGCAAAATGTTCCCTTAAACTTTGAGGGTTACATCTCTCTTTATTGATCCATAATTTTGTATAATTGGCCCATAATAAATAAACTATGCATCAGTTGAAGATTTACTTCTTTTACTTTGATTAAAGATAAATTAAGGGAAAGAACATACTTTGTTTAGAGTACATTATATTGTCATCACTTTTTCCCGATCATTTTTAGTTCCCATTCTGTAATAGGCTTTATCCCTAGTTAAAGGTAGTGTGCATCTATTAAGATGCTTCAGTTTATGTAGTCAACACCATCCCATGTGCAGTAAATTTATAGGGGCACTCTAATACAGCAACCGATAAGCCTTATCCCTCTAGGTGAGATTTTCTGTATGGATCAAGCAATGTTATAGTTCCCCAATATATTATAGGGAACTGACATCTTACTTTCTCAGCTATGCTGATTTTCTTTGTTACTTAATGCTATTCTCTGATGTGAATTGGTCTCGTTGATTTTGGCCTCAGTTctgttttttccttcttcttttaacAGATACCCTTGTCCTCCTTGCTCTTTAAACAGTTACTTAGAGAAAAGGGTCTGCTACCAGATCTCAGCTTACAAATGGATTACATTGTATGTGCCTTGGATGAAGATCTTCAAGGTGCTGCTGCTATGGTTGCTCATGTTCTCAGAAAAAAGGGACAGAGTGTTGACTTAGTTTTGGAAAGCAAACCTCTTAAGTGGTAAAAATTCGTgcttaaatttttcttctttccttgttAAAGTGCACTTGCATGTTATAATGTCTTCTGATATGATATATAATTCCTCATTCacattctagggtttttaagcGAGCTGCCCGAAATAATGCTCAGCGGCTTGTATTAGTGGGGAGCTCTGAGTGGCAAAGGGGTGTggttggtgtcaaaattcttgctACTGGTGAACAGTACGAGGTTAAGCTGGATGAACTGATATAAATcagaattttattctttttaatttttttggttatgtATTTTGGTCTCGTTAGTGCTAGTATCTTTTACCTTTAATTTTTACCCTAGTCTAACTTTAGTACTTGTTTATGTATGTATATGCATAAATGCCCGACTCTGTTGATGCTGTTATCCTTTGTTCCTTCATTTCCAAAAGCATTTATTTCTGTTCATATTTACATTTTATTGAATCAAGTTCTTCACCTGTATGGATGTACCAGACCTCCCTGTCTCTACACATGGACACACACATTTAATCATAAACAAACTTGAATACAcacattttatttgtttatatattgaAAAAGTAGTATAGATTAttccttatctttttttttagagTACCCATATTGCAGATGTATCCAAGGCCATATCAAGAATAGATCAAAAGCGAATATTCATATGAAGTCTTGATTTAGATGATTTGTTTTACAGATCCTTTCAACTTAAAGTTATCATACTATCCTTACCTTAGATGTTATTGTTAGTAAATCAATACTCCTTTACCTCAAGAATGCGTTTTTATTCAATAAAAGTGATCCATGTAATTATGATGATATTGACGTGGTTAGGGGTATAGCAGGCATCTTTTATTTGCGGTGGGGAAGAAAATCTTGGGCAAAGAATATGTAAACTTTATGCAGTTGAATGAATAAATCTTCAATATCCATCAAATATGACAAAAGTATACAGCTGGGTTTAGTTTTTTATGATAGTTTTGGTGAATTCTTCTGCATGCGTTTTTTATTTCAGAGTACTAAAGAATTAAAGATGTTGTGATGTGCGTTTGAGCAAAGCTGCTTACGTTTCTGCTATTCTGCTTAATATGTTTGCATTTTTTGAGGAGATGCAGCTGTGAATGAGTGGATGATATGAGTAGAGTgccattattatttatttttctttcatcttgAATTAGTACAGTTTCATTTatctttgaaatttgaaaatagtCCACTGTAGTCATATTTATCTTGATTCCCCTTTTCCATGTTGCCTGAAATGTTTATCTTTGTTCTCTCTTCTGAGAAGTTGATGGTATGATGTTTTTTTATGCAGTGCTAGAACTTGACCATCCAGTAATTTGACAAAATTTCAGatttatgtttcttttattttcttttcttttaatgctTTGGTGTGATAACACTTATCTCTGTCCCTGTGGTCATGAGCCTAAGCTCTGGGTTTAGAAGGGAAACAAGACGGTGTTTGCTACTTTACTTGTTGAGGGGATGTAAGGAGCTTGGAAGATTCGGAGGACTCAGAGCAGGATGCAGATGGTGAAACTAATCAAGATGAACATGGAAGAAGTTGGGATAAAGATATGGCTGAAAATAGGGTTGCTTGGGATCTAGCTGTCGAATTAGGAACTGTTTTATGTGACGAGGATGAGGACATTATGACTATTCTCCAAGCTCAGAATGAAGTATTGGCACAAAAAAGAAGGCAAGcaaaacagaaagagaaagcaagaaggTGCCGCTCCAAAAACCGAAATAAGGTGTataataaagtttttaaatgattttagttCGTGGAATATGAGGAGTTTAGGGAGTGTTGGAAAGTGAAAAATGGTAAAAAATTTAAGCATAAAAATAATGCGAATATGTTAGGATTGATAGAGACAAAGAAGGAGGTGATTTCTAAGTTTGATATAGTGCAATTTTGAGGTAATGATGCGGTGAGTTTGAAATTTGTGGGATCGGAAGGTGTTTCTAGAGGTTTATTAATAATGTGGAATGTTATGATGTTTAGGTTGAGTAATTGTTACAAAGGGGAGAGATGGTTGTGTATAGAAGGAGAATTgacaaacaataatttttatttgtgttGTTTGCTTGGTGTATGGTGCACATACAAGGGAAGAGAAGCTTGCTTTGTGGGaagagttaaatttttttatcggaAATATGTCAGGTTCCTCTGTGCTACATGGGTGTCTTCAATGAGGTTGTGTAGTTGGAAGAAAGAAAAGGCGCTAGTGTGTTAACAGCATTATCAAACTGGTGGATATAGAGTTGAATGACCGTAAGTTTACATGGTTCAGGGTCAATCGTGCAGTCAAATTAATACAATATTGGTGAGTTTGATTTCATTGCTATCATTTGGAGCACTTAGTTGAAAAGGAATGGCAGAATTTCAGGAATCAAGAATCAAGTGTTGCAGGAGTATTTAACAGGTCGATTAAGAGTTACAAAGAGTTGAGTGATATTTGATCTTTTGGGTTGTTGATGGCTTTTGTCGAagataattaagaattaatttattttatctgttTAATACTTTTTTGTTGAGATGTTGATGCTCCACCTTGTTGTGTTgagttttttatttcaaaaaaaaaaaaattatgatattgAACATACAGTAGAGTAATTTATGCTTTATATTACTGGTGCATATTACATGCACTTTTTCTGGTTGGTATGCATAAGTATAAAGTGCCTCTTGTACAATGAGAATTGGTTCTACTTGGTAGGTAATGACAGCTACTCTCATAAGTTCTATGCTTATGGATGACATGACGTCACTAGTTTGAAAACTATAATACTGATTGATGCTCTGGTGGTTTAATATCTTTATTCCTAGCTTTAGTTGCGGACAAATTTTTCCACTTGCCCAAATCCCATTGTTAAAGAAAGCCCCTGCCTGCAACAGCAAATATACGAAGAAATGATCATGTCCAAATAGCAGGTCATAGATTGCACAGTGAAGCATATACATCCCCATTATGATCGCCAGTGGGTTGATCCTGTTGGTTAAAATAAGGGCCATCGTTATGAATCTCATGAGTTAGTAATATATGGACTATGGAGTAATCATCAGATATTGTCACTGCATTCTTTACTTTACATTCTAACGTTATGTATTACATTTTCTTTAAGTACAAAATTGTaccacaagaaaagaaaaataataaaaaaagaatatggTTGTGTTCCTGTTGCTCTTTCTCCTtaagttttaggtttatttttcATGCTTCAATTAAATTTTCCGGTGGATAATTGTAGATTGCTCAATGGCTATTTGTTGTGCCGGTTGAATAGATTGCTTTTAGATAAAGTGATAAACTAACTGCAAGACAGCTGGTACCTTTCTATTATTCGGAATGGAAAGTGTGAATCACTTGATGGTCTTGTATTGTTCGTTTGTTTCAGGGCATTTTCAAGCTAACCCATTCATTGACACGGTTCACTTTTAAGAGTCCTGTAATTGTTGCTTTAGTTCGATGGTGTGACATGACATTCTCGAAGAGAATCCAGGATACTAGCAGATGTATGGATCTGTCCCATAGTTATTTGAATGGAGAATAATTAAGATAACTGAGCACACAAAGTTCTACACTTCTGTCAGAAATCAATTACCTTGGGGTGGAAAGTGCATTTAGAATTGTAATGGTTGCTTGGATATATATGTCAATCTGCTTTTTGAGACTGACTTCTGGAATTAACACACAGGATAGTATAACTATGCAGTAAAAGAAGAATGTGACCAGTGTGCGATGATCTTCCTAACAAAGAAGAAAGCATAGATAAGATGAAGTCTCTTCAAAAGTGATACCCTCTGAATGATACATATTGTTCCAATCAgtatatgattttataatttatatatgagAAATTGAAGTCTTCCTAGCTCTTGATATAACAATTTAACCCTTGAGTACCTTGCAAAGAAGGATTTCCTTGCTCATTTTCTTAAAGAGAAGCTGGACCAGATGACCACTGTGCTGCTGATATCGGTATGCATTAAATGTATTTGGTAGTTCATTTTTTACCTAGGAAGCAGCAAAAAGCCGAAAACATGATATAGTATTAAATTATCAATGAATCAGATTAGAAATAAATAGCTCACTTTACCCACAAAGAGGAATTCCCAGCCCTTAAGGCTTGCCCTAACTGCTGGATCCATATTTTCCACTGTAGTTCGGTCTTTCCATCCCCCGGCATCTATTATTGCTTGTATCTGCCAAACTCCTGTCCCTATTTGTTACAGAGGAAGTTTGAACAAATCAGAAGCTCAAAGTGATATGCTAAGGCGATTCTCTGAATTTGGTCCATTGAGCTTCTTAACTCGCCATTGAACCCAAAGAATGAGCATGTATAGTCAAGTGACATCTCTTGAAGCTGTGTCATCATACATTCTTCTGAGTTTACTGTGCATGCatagtaaaaaagaaaaagttaaagAGTTTCTGATTTACTGCAATCTCCAAGAATGCAGATGCTTTACTGATTTGGCATGACAGCTTAACAATGTGGATGTTGTAATTACCGACCAAATTCCCATCTGGCTTGATCCAATCCCAACTTTGGATTCTCAAGAAGATAAGGAATTCTATTCCAATGAAAATCTGCATCTGGTTGGAAATCTGCATCAAATATTGCTACAAACTCACAATTCTCACCATGTTTTGTATCGAAACCCTCTTTTAGAGCACCTGCCTTGTAGCCATTCCGATTTCTCCTTGTTTCATACTTGACATGATTACCTTTCTGTATCCCCTTTTATATTCTATTTCAACTGATTCCTGCATGATTCTAAATATTGTTAAGGTCAACTTTAACACATAAACTTGGGATCAGCAATGAATGTGCAGTTGATTAATTAGGCACCCTTAAGACTTCATTTGTTGAATCATCAAGAACCTGAAGTATGAACCTCTCAGCTGGCCATGAAAGCCCACATACTGCTCCAATGGAAAGCTTGTATACCTGGAAGCAGAAAGTGAGTTGTTTTGGCCAGGTAATTCACCTTTGTCTTTTAATAATTACCAACAGTAATGTATCTCAGTATTACTCCTTCCTAGTTCTTGCAAAAACATCGAACTTCTGTGATCCTTTACTTTGTCAGTTAGTTGTGATTTATTATTTATTGATATCTGCCATGGTTATATCTCCGcatcattaattttgaaaatgatGTATTTTGTTGCACAGAAGTTGAATTAAAATAATGACTCTTTGAAAGAGCACCCTTGTTTAAGGTTTTCTAAAAGATGCTAAATTTTTGTGGATAAAATTAAATGCTACATATGGAAAAGTTTGAATCTGTTCAAGGTTTACTAAATAAGATGCAGGTTACCTCCTTCTCATTATAATTGGATACCTTTTGCTTCTCTCAAGGCTATGCTTCATGGCATCCAAATTGTACTTATTGTAATTTTTCTTCCTCAGCactttgacaatcaaaatatgccTACTCTTTCAATAAATAGCATGATTGACATAATTGAGCACAATATGACTCCTAGTTTCAACAGTGGAATTGTCACTGGGATTCGTATTGATTGCTACACATAGTGCACTACTTGGAGCATATTCTGGAAGCCCACCATCTGGCTCGTCAAAGAATAGGTTTCTCATTGTTTAGGGGTTGTACTTGGGAGTTGGAAATGATTATTGAGCCTAAAGAGAAGGATGCTTCGGGGCTTGAGGCAATTGTAGATGGGTAAGTGACTTGTTGAAGGCAGATGATCAAGTGGGTTTGATTTGTGTTAGAGCTTACACCATTTAAATAGGAAGAAAATGCAGGGGCCAACATCAGGACATGCATTTGGTTTAAGTGGAAGAATGTAGTATATTGAGTGAACTCTTAAGAGGAGTTCTCTTCCTTCTATGAGACACGTTCGTCAAGAAACCAACAAGGTTGTGACATAGCTAATTGATAGCTGGACTTGTCTTTCACTGCCGACATGATGATTTTCAGTGTGCATAATCTTCATCAGAGTATTAACTGTGTGTGTTCTATTTACTTTACGTAACTGTGTTATATTGTGGGCAAGTATTAGATAAATGGCAACAGAATCATCCAGTCGTTTTTAGTGACTATACTAATGCTTAGGTACTGCCTAACATAGTGTTCTCACATGTTCCTCTCTGTTTTTATGCGTGTTTTCTGT contains:
- the LOC112805524 gene encoding glucomannan 4-beta-mannosyltransferase 1-like isoform X2; protein product: MDPAVRASLKGWEFLFVKNELPNTFNAYRYQQHSGHLVQLLFKKMSKEILLCKEDHRTLVTFFFYCIVILSCVLIPEVSLKKQIDIYIQATITILNALSTPRSIHLLVSWILFENVMSHHRTKATITGLLKVNRVNEWVSLKMP
- the LOC112805524 gene encoding glucomannan 4-beta-mannosyltransferase 1-like isoform X1, producing the protein MPGDGKTELQWKIWIQQLGQALRAGNSSLWVKNELPNTFNAYRYQQHSGHLVQLLFKKMSKEILLCKEDHRTLVTFFFYCIVILSCVLIPEVSLKKQIDIYIQATITILNALSTPRSIHLLVSWILFENVMSHHRTKATITGLLKVNRVNEWVSLKMP
- the LOC112696556 gene encoding histidine--tRNA ligase, chloroplastic/mitochondrial isoform X1; its protein translation is MPATPFSCSYLILQPRFNSYFNPLFRSFTYQLSTSPLSFNGIKFTAARVHSSLSPAAETDSQSGGGGRSGALSPGPIVAGEVQRIDVNPPKGTRDFPPEEMRLRNWLFNNFKEVSRLYGFEEVDFPVLENEALFTRKAGEEIKDQLYCFEDRGNRRVALRPELTPSLARLVIQKGKSVPLPLKWFTVGQCWRYERMTRGRRREHYQWNMDIIGVPGVMAEAELISSIVTLFKRIGIKESDVGFKVSSRKVLQEVLKCYSIPESLFGKVCVIIDKIEKIPVDEVKKELMAAGVSQEAVEELLQVLSVKSLTGLEEKLGSSGKAIADLKQLFSLAEKFGYSEWIQFDASVVRGLAYYTGIVFEGFDREGKLRAICGGGRYDHLFSTFGADDIPACGFGFGDAVVVEIPLSSLLFKQLLREKGLLPDLSLQMDYIVCALDEDLQGAAAMVAHVLRKKGQSVDLVLESKPLKWVFKRAARNNAQRLVLVGSSEWQRGVVGVKILATGEQYEVKLDELI
- the LOC112696556 gene encoding histidine--tRNA ligase, chloroplastic/mitochondrial isoform X2, coding for MPATPFSCSYLILQPRFNSYFNPLFRSFTYQLSTSPLSFNGIKFTAARVHSSLSPAAETDSQSGGGGRSGALSPGPIVAGEVQRIDVNPPKGTRDFPPEEMRLRNWLFNNFKEVSRLYGFEEVDFPVLENEALFTRKAGEEIKDQLYCFEDRGNRRVALRPELTPSLARLVIQKGKSVPLPLKWFTVGQCWRYERMTRGRRREHYQWNMDIIGVPGVMAEAELISSIVTLFKRIGIKESDVGFKVSSRKVLQEVLKCYSIPESLFGKVCVIIDKIEKIPVDEVKKELMAAGVSQEAVEELLQVLSVKSLTGLEEKLGSSGKAIADLKQLFSLAEKFGYSEWIQFDASVVRGLAYYTGIVFEGFDREGKLRAICGGGRYDHLFSTFGADDIPACGFGFGDAVVVELLREKGLLPDLSLQMDYIVCALDEDLQGAAAMVAHVLRKKGQSVDLVLESKPLKWVFKRAARNNAQRLVLVGSSEWQRGVVGVKILATGEQYEVKLDELI